A window of Hordeum vulgare subsp. vulgare chromosome 5H, MorexV3_pseudomolecules_assembly, whole genome shotgun sequence genomic DNA:
AGAATAAAACAGACATATGAAATACTAATCTATTCcctctataaactaatataagagcatttagatcactattttagtgatctaaacactcttataactCAAGTATCATGTGTACCAGTAGCGACAAACCTCACTAAAGAATTGCTAGGAAAAAGTTGCATATTAACTTATTTCCATCTCAATGTCATGCTCATCTCAATCCTACAAGATTTTTTATTTGTTCACAGGAAAAATAAAGGATTCTTTCAAAGAGGTTTGAGTGGATGCTAAACTTCCTATGGAATGTAGTACAAAGGAATCTTCAGGAGAAAATCCTATCGGATTCAGTACCCCTTTGTTTGGGCTTAAATTCTTGATTCTTGGATTCTAGCTACTGTGAAATTAGAATCTGAAACAAACAGCCCTTCATAATATCCAGATTGTCCAGAATTGATTCTAAAAAATACACACGGAGTATCACAATCTGAGAATTGAGCAAATAGGTGATTCCCGAGCTTTTTTTTGGGCCGAAACGTTTTCTTCACATCCGCCCCGCGCGTAACCCCACCCTCTCGATTTCCCATCGTCCTCTGGTCGATAGGGCGCCGCCTCGCGTCCGCTTCCCGCAGGGCCGGCCGCCGCCCCTCGCCGGCACGCAGCCAGCTTATCCCGGCCACCGAACCGCTCCTCCCTCCTGCTCCTCCGGCCGCCCGTTCCTCGCCCGCTCGCCGCCCGCCCGCGCCCGCTCGCCGCCCGCCCGGCGTCGATCCGCACGACCCagccgccgcccgcgcccgctCGCCGCCCTCTCCTCCTGGCCGCCGACCCGCTCCTCGCCCGTTCCTCCCGGCCGCCGACCTGCCCCTCGCCCGCTCGCCGCCCGTTCCTCCCGGCGTCGTTCCCTGTGAAGGTATTGCTTCGTTTCTTTATTTGCTGTTACTTATGAACTGCATACTGTTATAGTTCTCATTCGTGTAAACTACTGCTATATTTCTTACTGCTATATCGTGAAGTAATACGAGTTCACTGTGTAAACTACAGCTATACTGTTCACTGCTATATTGTTTACTACTATACCGTCAAGTAATATGAGTGATGTTAGAAACTGTGAATACTACTGCTATATTGTTCACTGCTAGTTCTCGTTTGTGTAAATTTAATTTAATCGTATACACCTATAGATGGCAAAAGAGAAAGCAATTTGGGATGCGGAAGCCACTGCAATTTTTTGCAAACTTTGTGTGATtgagaaagaaaaggggaataggCCTCTCAAGTTTCTGAGTCCCGTTGGTTACAAAAACCTTGCTGAGGGTTTTTTTAGAGAAACAAGAAGAGATTATAACAAACAACAATTCAAAAATAAATGGGATAGTATGAAGAAGGAGTACACCAATTGGATGACCTTCAAGAACAAGACAACAGGTTTAGGTTGGAATGATGAAGCAAATACTGTGGTAGCTGATGATGATTGGTGGAAGAAAATGGGAGAAGTAAGTTTTACTCTAGTACAGTAATTTTGAGAATGTGTGACTACAACAAAACACTATACCTACTATTATGTTTTCAGGAAAACAAGGAGTTTCTGGCATTTCGTAAACGTGGACCTGAACATTTGGATGAGATGAGCAGGATGTTTGAGAATGTCCTTGTTACTGGAGAGAGCTCATTCATGCCTGGTACAATATCTGGTACGGTGTTGCCGTCATGTACGGTGAGAAGTTCTTAACCAAAAGGAATAGGAGAATTCCTATCATGACCGGTCAACAATGGGTAACTGAAAATTTGAGTACAAACAAAGATTGCTATGCCATGTTTAGGATGTACAGACCTTGTTTTGATAGATTGCATGAGACTCTTGTGCAAAATTATGGTTTGACATCAACAAGGAACATGAGCTCAGAGGAGTGCTTGGGTATGTTCTTGTGGATAGTTGGTGGTCCTCAATCCGTTAGCCAAGTGGAGAATCGATTCAAGCGGTCAACCGAGGTAATACACAGGAAATTCAACCATGTGCTAGAGTGCTTGAACAAGATGGCTGTAGATACTATTAAGCCAAAAGATCCGGACTTCAGAGACGTGCATGAAAGGCTTCGAGATTCTAGATTTTCACCTCACTTTGATGATTGCATTGGTGCAATTGATGGGTCTCATATCCCTGTGGTTGTTCCCGCTGAAGAGATAGTGAACCATGTTGGTCGGCATGGGTACCCAACACAGAATATCATGGCAGTATGCGACTTTGATATGAGATTCACCTCTGTAGTTGCGGGATGGCCAGGGTCGGCACATGACACAAGAATATTTAAGGATACTTTGGTCAAGTATGCAACCATGTTTCCACACCCGCCGAAAGGTAACATTACAATTGTTTATTGTATTATTACATTACCATAATACAATACCATAGTACATAACAATACATGTGTTGTTTTTCAGGTAGGTACTATCTTGTTGATTCGGGTTATCCAAATTGTGAGGGATATCTAGCTCCATACAAGTCAACAAAATACCATGTGCCAGAATTTATCCATGGTGATCCCCCCAATGGTAAAAAAGAAATCTTTAACCATGCCCATTCGTCGCTATGCAATGTCATTGAGCGTGCATTTGGTGTGTTAAAGATGAAGTGGCGTATTTTATTGCATATGCCATCTTACCCCTGTGACAAGCAAGCTTTGATCATTGTTGCTTGTATGGCACTTCATAATTTTATCAGGGACAACCACTTGAGAGATAAAGAGTTTGATAGATGTGATCGTGATGAGTACTACATGCCAGGAGATctactacctccacctactggtcGGGTATCTAACATTGTGCATGGTGATGATGCTCTGATGAAAGTAACCAGGGAGAGAATAGCTGATGGATTATTGGCAGCTACAGATGAAGTTTAGTTTTACGCACTACTTTTGAGTGATGGTTGATGTACGTTTAGGATGATTGTTGGTAATTGAACGTACATTTTGGATGATGGTttcaatttttaaaatattttacatTAATTACGATCCGTAAAGCTGCCCAAACAACAAAGTAAACAAACAGACAGATTCTGATTCTCAGATCCCACAGCAGGGTAAACAAACAGTCTGCTTCTGATTCCAGAAATCAAGAATCACAGCTGATTCTCAGAAATCAGGATTGACAGCAGAATCTCAGAATCCAAAGCCCAAACAAAGGGGGCCTCAGTCCTATGAATCAAACAACCAACATAGGGAAAAGTACTAAGCATTCTAATCCTCCAAATTCCTATGAATCAAAGGAGCCCTAAGAAAGGAATCCCTATAAATAGACGGTTGCATCCTGATTTGATAAGTATATACAACCTATGAAGAAAGAATTGCATACCAAAGAGGAAACATAACTATCTAGCTTCTCAAGGTTTTGATAGATCAAGCCTATAGCACTTTCTGAGAATCTCTCGGTCCAAAGTGAACTATTAATGTCAACTTCTGGCAATCTTTTGAATTGAAGTTCAGATGGATTTCCAACATGTCTGAATATAAGAGTTTGCCCCTGAAAATATATAGTTGACTAATTAATTATTGCATCGAAGGACATATTACATACTTTATACATTAATAAAAAACAATCCATACCTCTCTCTCCTTTCTATGTAATTCCTCCAACTTGGGGAAGACATGGTTCAAGACGATACATAGTGCATATAGTGATTCGCGATGACTTCCCTTTAATCCTACTTTGCATATATCTGCTTTCCAATAAACCTGTCAAACATGAGAGGTAGAATTTAAATAACTGTATAAGATAAAGTGGCCATTTAGTACAGAGGAATGTCTAATGTATGAATAAAGATGGGTTCAAAATTTAACTATATTACTACATCAGTCATTTTATTTCATATCAGTAGAGTACCACAGCTCTGTTGCTACTTCGCCATTAAAAACAAATTAGGCTAACAAACCTCAGCAAGAAAAGTAGCCAAGCAGCGCTCAATACTCATTAGGACATCAATGTTTGTTGAGATCATAGCTTTTGCAGAGTTTAAAAGGCTCTGCTGACCTCCGTTGTTCCCAAGTCTAGTCAGACGTTGGCATGTTGTTTCAACAAAAGCACTTGGACCTCTTTCAAATATCATGAAATATATCTGCTGTGAATTTGAACCCTGAAAAAGaatccacaaacacaaaaacaaacatgACCAACTTATGTGTATATACCATTACTGATATATAGTGCAAAAGGAACTGAAAGATGTACGTGAGAACATGTTACCCGAGCCCTGGACTTCCAATAGTATAAACTTTCCTGAATAGTACGCAAATAGGACAGTGTGCGTTGCATAATTTCTTCCAAGATGACACAGCCAATGGGCATCTTATAAATATCCCTGCAAGTATCATATACAGTACAAGAATCTCAAATTTTCCAAGCCTATGGAATATTGTTTCAAGGAAAGTGATGTGTTGGCATATAGTGACTAACTCCCCCACACATTAATACAGTTTCCTCACACCTCACCCCATCACAAGTAAGCGAAAATCAGCACAAGAAAAATATGAGTTCAGCCCAAAATCGACGAAAGCACAAGCACGGCAGTACTACTCCAGCAAAAGCTGGCACAGCGTGGGCGGCGCGCCAATTCGAGAAGGGTTTTCTCACCAGGCAGAAAGCTCGACGGAACTGTGGACAGAGAGCGGGAGAGCAGGGCGCCGGCGGCCACCGAAGAGACGGTTGAAGAGGAAATCCCATCCACGAGTGGGTGCTGTCGGAGCGCCGGCAGCGTGGTTGACGGGCCCGCTCCGGCATGGCAACTCACGTATACGCAGCGGCGGCATGGCCTCCGTAGGGGGAGCCGGATCCTCTGACGTTACGAAGCGATGTCCCGGCTTGACCCTACACATATGGGAGTTTTACGAAGGATTTATAGACCGGGGATTGATTAAGGCACACGGATCCAGCCGGACTCTGCTAAAAAATCGCCCCTCCTAATTGGTAAAGAAAAGTCGCTGTTCCCAGCCGGactctgccaccgccgcctcgctcGCGCCGCCCTGATCAGCCGCCTCGCCCGCGCCGCCGCGATTGGACGACCTTCTACCTCGCGCTCAGTCGTCGCAGGTTCGCGGCCACGGACCTCGCGCTCAGTCACCGCCTCTTCGCTGCCGCCGATCCGTTGGCCACCTGCGTACCTGCCCGCGCCGGCGTCGATTCGTGGACCTCACCCGCAGCTCCGTCCGCGCCTCCGGCggctcgtcgccatcatcatcgcaGCCTGCGTCTCCATCCCCTCGACTGAAGCTTCATTGCTCCATCACCTCCAGCAGGTAAGAGCAAGTTTCTGATTTTTTAGAAATCAGTGTAAAAACTGATTCTTACATAGTACTCCTtccatcccaa
This region includes:
- the LOC123398544 gene encoding protein DGS1, mitochondrial-like isoform X2, translated to MCRVKPGHRFVTSEDPAPPTEAMPPLRIRELPCRSGPVNHAAGAPTAPTRGWDFLFNRLFGGRRRPALPLSVHSSVELSAWDIYKMPIGCVILEEIMQRTLSYLRTIQESLYYWKSRARGSNSQQIYFMIFERGPSAFVETTCQRLTRLGNNGGQQSLLNSAKAMISTNIDVLMSIERCLATFLAEVYWKADICKVGLKGSHRESLYALCIVLNHVFPKLEELHRKEREGQTLIFRHVGNPSELQFKRLPEVDINSSLWTERFSESAIGLIYQNLEKLDSYVSSLLSRHKKPTHMALYWLPYTCGAIGFSLCSVWLLRHSSLMASSDIDNLVRHAKESITRFWSDPVEPIVSVGEEPFEAMTLADRPAMEKQYAGQAEKSLRRILLSFSETPPKEIVPQHASGEVMMEITRSILELDQVVKENKLDLQEAIWDLDPILKASKTSVALLAFGLPLLLVFLVRTRAQSVGGRGSIARLLVVAERRFLEYKKSSVNGEADEVMWKLGLTLYSLDRLYEAVELHGNGTDEWTWLKEYIFCLAKPGVSMSDKLAALSHVKDMYDCLFPSPSL
- the LOC123398544 gene encoding protein DGS1, mitochondrial-like isoform X1; the encoded protein is MCRVKPGHRFVTSEDPAPPTEAMPPLRIRELPCRSGPVNHAAGAPTAPTRGWDFLFNRLFGGRRRPALPLSVHSSVELSAWDIYKMPIGCVILEEIMQRTLSYLRTIQESLYYWKSRARGSNSQQIYFMIFERGPSAFVETTCQRLTRLGNNGGQQSLLNSAKAMISTNIDVLMSIERCLATFLAEVYWKADICKVGLKGSHRESLYALCIVLNHVFPKLEELHRKEREGQTLIFRHVGNPSELQFKRLPEVDINSSLWTERFSESAIGLIYQNLEKLDSYVSSLLSRHKKPTHMALYWLPYTCGAIGFSLCSVWLLRHSSLMASSDIDNLVRHAKESITRFWSDPVEPIVSVGEEPFEAMTLADRPAMEKQYAGQAEKSLRRILLSFSETPPKEIVPQHASGEVMMEITRSILELDQVVKENKLDLQEAIWDLDPILKASKTSVALLAFGLPLLLVFLVRTRVTHAQSVGGRGSIARLLVVAERRFLEYKKSSVNGEADEVMWKLGLTLYSLDRLYEAVELHGNGTDEWTWLKEYIFCLAKPGVSMSDKLAALSHVKDMYDCLFPSPSL